From a single Brassica oleracea var. oleracea cultivar TO1000 chromosome C5, BOL, whole genome shotgun sequence genomic region:
- the LOC106292918 gene encoding F-box protein SKIP16, with amino-acid sequence MSLEDAEDLVLHIILSKVGPENTARVACVSKRLQVSASEESLWSIFCSLDLNISTPLHPHGDSAPSFKRAYQSWRESFVMYPWSLVKRVKHCWDSLKLWLSLNFPEAEATLRKGVTEDDLEELETALNVQLPLTTRLLYRFVDGQELSSSSSSGVVDGGSLGLLGGYSSYWHKVNVYLLPLKEVVRETIDVMAGDHNTISKNIVVVAVSAAPSSKKMFFLDCTNGQLYTENTSSHQMLPCVPESLVCINGDQQQDAMLLWLEEHGRRLQTGAIKVREQDNIKSISLFPEIPPLCSISVSNGVQVRASSVFMPEVSDHLDKPPVYSYACSIRMSLMPNFNRRHHSSWQMYSRHWVVRAYNAVIGDVDGELVLVQNPLLQAKEEEFVYRCISQFPTSNLSVEGSFTFVPGSLQDPKGPQFEVNVAEFPVKLPDYIF; translated from the exons ATGAGTCTAGAGGATGCTGAAGATTTGGTTCTCCACATAATATTATCCAAAGTCGGTCCAGAGAACACAGCGAGAGTTGCTTGTGTCAGCAAACGCCTTCAAGTTTCCGCCTCCGAGGAATCTCTCTGGTCCATCTTCTGTTCCCTTGACCTCAACATCTCTACTCCTCTACATCCTCATGGAGATTCTGCTCCTTCCTTCAAG AGGGCATATCAGTCATGGAGGGAGTCTTTTGTAATGTATCCTTGGAGTCTCGTTAAACGCGTTAAACATTGTTGGGACAGTCTCAAACTATGGTTAAGCTTAAACTTCCCTGAAGCAGAGGCTACACTGAGAAAAGGTGTCACGGAGGATGATCTTGAAGAATTGGAGACTGCACTCAACGTCCAACTTCCTCTCACCACAAGGCTTCTCTACCGTTTCGTCGATGGCCAAGAACTTTCTTCCTCCTCATCCAGTGGTGTTGTTGATGGGGGGTCTCTAGGGCTTCTTGGTGGCTATTCTTCTTATTGGCATAAAGTTAATGTCTACTTGCTACCTCTTAAGGAAGTGGTAAGGGAGACAATTGATGTCATGGCCGGCGATCATAATACTATATCCAAGAACATTGTCGTTGTGGCTGTATCAGCAGCGCCTAGTTCGAAGAAGATGTTTTTCCTTGATTGCACAAACGGACAGCTTTATACTGAAAACACAAGTTCTCACCAAATGCTTCCTTGTGTTCCCGAGTCTTTGGTTTGTATCAACGGCGATCAGCAACAGGACGCCATGCTGCTTTGGTTAGAAGAACATGGCAGGAGGTTACAAACTGGTGCTATCAAAGTCCGTGAACAGGATAACATTAAAAGTATCAGTTTGTTCCCTGAGATTCCTCCGTTGTGTTCTATCTCTGTATCTAATGGTGTGCAG GTGCGTGCGTCTTCTGTATTTATGCCTGAAGTATCTGATCATCTGGATAAGCCACCGGTATACTCGTATGCATGTTCCATCCGGATGTCTCTCATGCCCAACTTTAACAGGAGACACCATAGCTCTTGGCAAATGTATTCGAGACATTGGGTTGTCCGAGCTTATAATGCGGTAATAGGTGATGTTGATGGAGAACTTGTGCTAGTTCAG AATCCGCTCTTACAAGCCAAGGAAGAAGAGTTTGTCTATAGGTGTATTTCCCAATTTCCAACAAGTAATTTATCCGTTGAGGGATCTTTCACCTTTGTGCCTGGAAG TTTGCAAGATCCGAAAGGACCTCAATTCGAAGTCAACGTCGCAGAGTTTCCTGTGAAGCTACCAGACTACATCTTCTAA